In Bacteroidales bacterium, the following proteins share a genomic window:
- a CDS encoding OmpA family protein — MKKIYIFAFLVLLTLGATAQNTERPWLFGISTNYADFEAVEMSFGDQFTDANWMGKTLPSQFKIGRLLNKSFNIAAEFSTITLEPDKLNAMPAIESTVTTDKFWRIGGQFEYKFANGYLLKEEARFDPYIFLGANGSNINEKTYFTQSTGLGFNVWLNDWLGVNAEGSYDYIFDWNDYFHYSFGVVFRVGKKADMDGDGISDKEDKCPEVPGLKELEGCPDADGDGITDQLDRCPQNAGTADLKGCPDKDGDGIADIDDDCPDVAGLAALKGCPDKDGDGIADHLDECPDVAGLSQYKGCPDKDGDGIPDHLDECPDVRGLSQFKGCPDTDGDGITDLLDQCPNERGPASNKGCPIPQEVVEAISFNAQNVFFETSSAKIKQDSHKNLDEIVTIMNTYPETRFKVHGFTDNTGRAEMNLQLSKDRAQSVAEYFKGKGIDASRLDVQGFGIENPIATNDTREGRAKNRRVEIKLID, encoded by the coding sequence ATGAAAAAAATCTACATTTTTGCGTTTTTAGTTCTTTTAACATTGGGTGCTACTGCACAAAACACGGAAAGACCCTGGTTGTTCGGAATCAGCACCAACTATGCTGATTTTGAAGCTGTAGAGATGTCATTCGGTGATCAGTTTACCGATGCCAACTGGATGGGAAAAACCCTTCCTTCACAGTTCAAGATTGGTCGCCTGCTGAACAAATCCTTCAACATTGCAGCAGAATTTTCTACCATCACCCTCGAGCCTGATAAGCTCAATGCAATGCCTGCCATTGAATCGACAGTAACAACTGACAAGTTCTGGCGTATCGGCGGGCAGTTTGAGTACAAATTTGCCAATGGCTACCTTTTAAAGGAAGAAGCGCGCTTCGACCCTTATATTTTCTTGGGCGCCAATGGATCCAACATCAATGAGAAAACCTATTTTACCCAATCTACCGGACTTGGATTCAATGTGTGGCTGAATGACTGGTTAGGGGTAAATGCAGAGGGATCATACGATTACATTTTCGATTGGAATGATTATTTCCATTATTCATTTGGCGTTGTATTCAGGGTTGGGAAAAAGGCTGACATGGATGGCGACGGTATCAGTGATAAAGAGGATAAATGCCCGGAAGTTCCAGGTCTGAAAGAATTGGAAGGTTGCCCGGATGCTGATGGAGATGGTATCACTGATCAACTAGACAGGTGCCCGCAAAATGCCGGAACAGCTGATTTGAAGGGCTGCCCGGATAAAGATGGCGACGGTATAGCGGATATTGATGACGATTGTCCGGATGTTGCCGGCCTTGCTGCACTCAAGGGTTGCCCGGACAAAGACGGTGATGGCATTGCTGATCATCTTGACGAATGCCCGGATGTTGCCGGTCTTTCCCAGTACAAAGGTTGCCCGGATAAAGATGGCGACGGCATCCCGGATCACCTTGACGAGTGCCCTGATGTTCGTGGCCTTAGTCAATTCAAAGGCTGCCCCGACACCGATGGCGACGGCATAACGGATCTTCTTGACCAGTGTCCGAATGAACGGGGACCCGCAAGCAATAAAGGATGTCCAATCCCACAGGAAGTTGTAGAGGCTATTAGTTTCAATGCACAAAATGTTTTCTTTGAAACTTCAAGTGCCAAAATCAAACAAGACTCTCACAAGAACCTTGATGAAATCGTTACCATAATGAATACCTATCCGGAAACACGTTTTAAAGTACATGGATTTACTGATAATACCGGTCGCGCAGAAATGAATCTGCAGCTTTCGAAAGACCGGGCACAATCTGTAGCTGAATATTTCAAAGGTAAAGGAATTGATGCCAGCAGATTAGATGTTCAGGGTTTTGGTATTGAAAATCCTATCGCCACTAACGATACCCGCGAAGGAAGAGCAAAGAACAGGAGGGTTGAGATTAAATTAATCGATTAA